Below is a window of Bacillota bacterium DNA.
ACAGGTACACGCAGTTGCTTGCCCACCCGAACCGTGGGGAGGGTTCCCTCGGCTGCCATCTTGTAGGCCGTCTTCAAACTACACCGCAACAACCTGGCGGCCTCGGGGACCTTCAGCATGGCAGGCCGGTCTAGCATCCCATCACCCCCTCTCGTTGTCCATTGTATCAACATGTGGTAGGCCCAAACAACCCCGGCCCACTAGATGTAGGACGCCGCCTTTTCCGGCACCTCGTCCACCGCAACAGCAAAACCCTTCGCGTCGAACAACTCCTCCGGCCTCAGCCCCAGCGCCCGCGCCAGCCGCGCCTGGTGCGTCGGCAAGGCCGCCATCAGGCCGCGCTCGTACTGGCTCACATACATCGGATGAACGTTAGCCTGCGCCGCGAGCTTCCATGCCGGTATCCCCCGCGCCAGCCG
It encodes the following:
- a CDS encoding helix-turn-helix domain-containing protein, coding for MLIQWTTRGGDGMLDRPAMLKVPEAARLLRCSLKTAYKMAAEGTLPTVRVGKQLRVPV
- a CDS encoding helix-turn-helix transcriptional regulator, whose protein sequence is MTRLKRERLARGIPAWKLAAQANVHPMYVSQYERGLMAALPTHQARLARALGLRPEELFDAKGFAVAVDEVPEKAASYI